Part of the Pseudoxanthomonas sp. Root65 genome is shown below.
ACGAGCTGATCGCCGCGGTCGCCAAGTACCTCGACCTGCCGCCGGTGTGGGCCTATGAGGTCGCCAGCTTCTATTCGATGTTCGAGACCGAGAAAGTCGGTCGCAACAATGTGGCCTTCTGCACCAACATCAGCTGCTGGCTCAATGGCGCGCAGGACCTGGTGGCGCATGCGGAGAAGAAGCTGGGCTGCAAGCTGGGCGAATCCACCGCCGACGGCCGCGTGTACCTGAAGCGAGAGGAAGAGTGCGTGGCCGCGTGCTGCGGCGCGCCGGTGGTCGTGATCAACGGCCACTACCACGAGAAGCTGACGCCGGCGAAGGTCGACGAGCTGCTGGACGGGCTGGAGTAAGCGCATGGCAGGCCATTCACACTACTCAGAGGGCTACGGCCCGGTCGGCCCCGCTCCCAAGGAGCACCAGGCCGTTTACACCACGCTGCACTTCGACAAGCCGTGGTCGTACGAGAACTACCTGAAGACCGGTGGTTACGCCGCGCTGCGCAAGATCATCGAAGAGAAGATCCCGCCGGCCGACGTCGTCGAGATGGTCAAGCAGTCCGGCCTGCGCGGCCGTGGCGGTGCGGGCTTCCCGACCGGCCTGAAGTGGAGCTTCATGCCCAAGGGCGACATGCAGAAGTACATCCTCTGCAACTCCGACGAATCCGAGCCGGGCACCGCCAAGGACCGCGACATCCTGCGCTACAACCCGCATGCGGTGATCGAGGGCATGGCAATCGCCTGCTACGCCACCGGTTCCACCGTGGGCTACAACTACCTGCGCGGCGAGTTCCACCACGAGCCGTTCGAGCACCTGGAAGAAGCCACCGCGGAAGCCTACAAGCACGGCTGGCTGGGCAAGAACATCCTCGGCTCCGGCATCGACATCGACCTGTACAACGCGCTGGGCGCGGGCGCCTACATATGCGGCGAAGAGACCGCGCTGATGGAGTCGCTGGAAGGCAAGAAGGGCCAGCCGCGCTTCAAGCCGCCGTTCCCGGCCAACTTCGGCCTGTACGGTAAGCCGACCACGATCAACAACACCGAGACCTACGCCTCGGTGCCGGCGATCCTGCGCAACGGCGCCGAGTGGTTCATGAATCTGGGCAAGCCCAACAACGGCGGCTGCAAGATCTTCTCGGTCTCCGGCCACGTCGCGCGTCCGGGCAACCACGAGATCCGCCTGGGCACACCGTTCGCCGAGTTGCTGGAACTGTGCGGCGGCATGCGCGAAGGCCGCACGATCAAGGGCGTCATCCCGGGCGGCTCCTCGATGCCGGTCCTGCCGGGCGAGGTGATGATGGGCCTGACGATGGATTACGACGCCATCCAGAAGGCCGGTTCCGGCCTGGGCTCGGGCGCCGTCATCGTGATGGACGACACCACCTGCATGGTGCGTGCCTGCCAGCGCATCGCGCGCTTCTACTACAAGGAAAGCTGCGGCCAGTGCACGCCGTGCCGCGAAGGCACCGGCTGGATGTACCGCATGCTGACCCGCATCGCCGAGCAGAAGGCCACGCTGGACGACCTGCACATGCTGAAGGCCGCGGCCGGCCAGATCGAAGGCCACACCATCTGCGCCTTCGGCGAAGCCGCCGCGTGGCCGGTGCAGGGGTTCCTGCGCCACTACTGGAACGAATTCGAATACGCGATCGTCAACAAGCGCTTCCTGGTCGACGACCAGCGCGCCGGCACGGTCATTGAAAGCAGCAAGGTGGCCGCATGAGTGCGCAGCCCGTCAATCCCGGCCTGCCGCCGGACCACGTCACCGTCTTCATCGACGGCGTGGAGCTTGCGGCGCCGAAGGGTTCGATGATCATCCAGGCCGCCGACAAGGCGGGCATCCCGATTCCGCGCTTCTGCTACCACGAGAAGCTGCCGATCGCCGCCAACTGCCGCATGTGCCTGGTGGAAGTGGAGAAGATGCCGAAGCCGGCGCCGGCCTGCGCCACGCCGGTGATGGACGGCATGAAGATCGCCACGCGCAGCGACAAGGCGCTGAAGTCGCAGCGCAACGTGATGGAATTCCTGCTGATCAACCATCCGCTGGACTGCCCGATCTGCGACCAGGGCGGCGAGTGCGAGCTGCAGGATCTGTCGCTGGGCTACGGCCGTTCGGTCAGCCGGTTCCAGGAACGCAAGCGCGTGGTGCCGGACGAGGACATCGGTCCGCTGGTCGCCACCGAGATGACCCGCTGCATCCAGTGCACGCGCTGCGTGCGCTTCACCGCGGACGTCGCCGGCACCTACGAGCTGGGCGGCATGTACCGCGGCGAGAACCTGCAGATCGGCACCTACGACGGCAAGCCGCTCACCACCGAAATCTCCGGCAATGTCATCGACGTCTGCCCGGTGGGCGCGCTGACCAACAAGGTGTTCCAGTTCCGCGCCCGTCCGTGGGAACTGATCGCGCGCGAATCCGTCGGCTTCCATGACGCGATGGGCTCCAACGTGTTCTACCACTCGCGCCGTGGCCAGGTGCTGCGCACCGTGCCGCGCGAGAACGAGTCGGTCAACGAGTGCTGGCTGTCCGACCGCGACCGTTATTCGCACCAGGGCCTCTACGCCGACGACCGTGCGATGAAGCCGCTGCAGAAGATCGGCGGCGAGTGGCGCGAAGTGTCGTGGGCCGAAGGCCTGGCGGCCGCGGCCGAGATCCTGCGCGCCAACCGGGGCGACAGCCTGGGCGTGCTGGTGCATCCGGCGGTGTCGAACGAGGAGGGCGGCCTGCTGGCCAAGCTCGCCGACGGCCTGGGCACCGGCAACCTGGACCACCGCATCAACAACCGCGACTTCTCCGATGGCGCGGTGGCCGAGCCGTTCGCGCTGCCGCTGGCGGAGATCGAGCAGGCCGATGTCATCGTGCTGTTCGGCACCAACATCCGCCACGAACTGCCGCTGCTGCACCAGCGTATCCGCAAGGCCGTCCGCAAGGGCGCCAAGGTGCATGTGGTCAATCCGGTCGATTTCGACTTCGCTTTCAGCATCGCCGGCAAGCACATCGTGGCGCCGTCGAAGCTGGGCGCCGCGTTGAGCGACGCCGCGCTGCGTGAGGTCGCCAAAGCGGCCAACCGTGCCGTCGTGATCGTCGGTGGCATCGTCGAGAACCATCCGCAGGCGGCTTCGCTGCGCGCCGCCGCAGCGGACTATGCGTCCGCGGCCGGCGCGTCGCTGTGCCGCATCCCGCAAGGCGCCAATGCGGTGGGCCTGGCACGCCACGGCGTACTGCCGACCGGCCGCGACGTGGCCGGCATGTTCGCCGCGCCGCGCAACGCCTACGTCATCTACGGCATCGAGCCGGGCCTGGATTTCGCCGACACGCCGGCCGCAACGAAGGCGCTGGTATCGGCCAAGGTCGTGGCGTTCAGCCACTTCGCCTGCAAGTCCACGCGCGATGTGGCCGACGTGATCCTGCCGATCGGCCTGCTGCCGGAGATCGATGCCACGCTCACCAATCTCGATGGCAAGGAGCAGCGCACGCAGGCCGCCGGCAAGTTGCCGGGCGAAGCGCGCGAAGGCTGGAAAGTGCTGCGCGCCCTGGGTGGCGAGCTGCAGCTGGCCGGTTTCGAGTTCACCGATATCGCGGGTGTCCGTGCTGCCGTCGCCGGTGCAAAGTCGGTGGTCGTGGCGACATCCGACGCGCCGGCCAGCACGGCGGAAGGTCTGGAGCTGGCCGTCACCGCCGCGATCTACCGCACCGACGGCACCGTCCGTCGTGCCGAGGCGCTGCAGGCGCATCCGCTGAACGTGGGTGATCGCATCGTGATGAATCCTGCGGATGCGCAGGCCGCCGGTGTCGCCGAAGGCCAGATGGCCAAGGTCGGCAACGGTCTGGGTACCGCCGCGTTGCCGGTGGTGGTGGACGCGCGTGTCGCCGCGGGCGCCGCCTGGATCGAGAGCGGCTACGGCGCCACGGCGCCGCTGGGTGCCGGACGTGTCACGGTGGTGAGCGCATGAACGAATTGCTGATCAACGCGGTCGGCCCGCTGCGCGAGTGGTTCTTCGGGCTGGGCGACATCGGCATGGTGCTGTGGATCGTGCTGAAGATTCTGGCGATCGCCATGCCGGTGATCATCTCGGTGGCGTTCTACGTGGTGTGGGAGCGCAAGCTTATCGGCTGGATGCACGTGCGCCACGGGCCGATGTACGTGGGCATGGGCATCTTCCAGGCCTTCGCCGACGTCTTCAAGCTGCTGTTCAAGGAAATCATCCAGCCTAGCAGCGCGCAGAAGACCATGTACATCCTGGCGCCGCTGATCACGCTGGCGCCGGCCTTCGCCGCGTGGGCGGTGGTGCCGTTCGACTATCAGCTGGTGTTGTCGAATGCCAACGCCGGCCTGCTGTACCTGCTGGCGATGACCTCGCTGGGCGTGTACGGCATCATCATCGCCGGCTGGGCGTCGAACTCGAAGTACGCCTTCCTCGGCGCGATGCGCTCGGCCGCGCAGGTCGTCAGCTACGAGATCGCGATGGGCTTCGCGCTGGTCGGCGTGCTGATCGCCGCCGGCAGCCTCAACCTGACCGACATTGTGATGGCGCAGGCGGGCAACTCGGGCTTCTTCGAGTGGTTCTGGCTGCCGCTGTTCCCGTTGTTCATCGTCTACTGGGTGTCCGGCGTCGCCGAGACCAACCGTTCCCCGTTCGACGTGGTGGAAGGCGAGTCGGAAATCGTCGCCGGCCACATGGTGGAGTATTCGGGTGCGGCGTTCGCGCTGTTCTTCCTGGCCGAATACGCCAACATGATCCTGGTCAGCTTTCTGGTGTCGCTGTTCTTCCTGGGCGGCTGGCTCAGCCCGCTGCAGGGCTGGATCACCGCCGACGTGTCGCCCTGGATCAACTGGATCT
Proteins encoded:
- the nuoG gene encoding NADH-quinone oxidoreductase subunit NuoG, with protein sequence MSAQPVNPGLPPDHVTVFIDGVELAAPKGSMIIQAADKAGIPIPRFCYHEKLPIAANCRMCLVEVEKMPKPAPACATPVMDGMKIATRSDKALKSQRNVMEFLLINHPLDCPICDQGGECELQDLSLGYGRSVSRFQERKRVVPDEDIGPLVATEMTRCIQCTRCVRFTADVAGTYELGGMYRGENLQIGTYDGKPLTTEISGNVIDVCPVGALTNKVFQFRARPWELIARESVGFHDAMGSNVFYHSRRGQVLRTVPRENESVNECWLSDRDRYSHQGLYADDRAMKPLQKIGGEWREVSWAEGLAAAAEILRANRGDSLGVLVHPAVSNEEGGLLAKLADGLGTGNLDHRINNRDFSDGAVAEPFALPLAEIEQADVIVLFGTNIRHELPLLHQRIRKAVRKGAKVHVVNPVDFDFAFSIAGKHIVAPSKLGAALSDAALREVAKAANRAVVIVGGIVENHPQAASLRAAAADYASAAGASLCRIPQGANAVGLARHGVLPTGRDVAGMFAAPRNAYVIYGIEPGLDFADTPAATKALVSAKVVAFSHFACKSTRDVADVILPIGLLPEIDATLTNLDGKEQRTQAAGKLPGEAREGWKVLRALGGELQLAGFEFTDIAGVRAAVAGAKSVVVATSDAPASTAEGLELAVTAAIYRTDGTVRRAEALQAHPLNVGDRIVMNPADAQAAGVAEGQMAKVGNGLGTAALPVVVDARVAAGAAWIESGYGATAPLGAGRVTVVSA
- the nuoE gene encoding NADH-quinone oxidoreductase subunit NuoE, giving the protein MRATGNFEAAQNVDPLVALSDKTRAHIDHWLTKFPPDRKRSAVLQGLHAAQEQNDGWLTDELIAAVAKYLDLPPVWAYEVASFYSMFETEKVGRNNVAFCTNISCWLNGAQDLVAHAEKKLGCKLGESTADGRVYLKREEECVAACCGAPVVVINGHYHEKLTPAKVDELLDGLE
- the nuoF gene encoding NADH-quinone oxidoreductase subunit NuoF, encoding MAGHSHYSEGYGPVGPAPKEHQAVYTTLHFDKPWSYENYLKTGGYAALRKIIEEKIPPADVVEMVKQSGLRGRGGAGFPTGLKWSFMPKGDMQKYILCNSDESEPGTAKDRDILRYNPHAVIEGMAIACYATGSTVGYNYLRGEFHHEPFEHLEEATAEAYKHGWLGKNILGSGIDIDLYNALGAGAYICGEETALMESLEGKKGQPRFKPPFPANFGLYGKPTTINNTETYASVPAILRNGAEWFMNLGKPNNGGCKIFSVSGHVARPGNHEIRLGTPFAELLELCGGMREGRTIKGVIPGGSSMPVLPGEVMMGLTMDYDAIQKAGSGLGSGAVIVMDDTTCMVRACQRIARFYYKESCGQCTPCREGTGWMYRMLTRIAEQKATLDDLHMLKAAAGQIEGHTICAFGEAAAWPVQGFLRHYWNEFEYAIVNKRFLVDDQRAGTVIESSKVAA
- the nuoH gene encoding NADH-quinone oxidoreductase subunit NuoH, whose translation is MNELLINAVGPLREWFFGLGDIGMVLWIVLKILAIAMPVIISVAFYVVWERKLIGWMHVRHGPMYVGMGIFQAFADVFKLLFKEIIQPSSAQKTMYILAPLITLAPAFAAWAVVPFDYQLVLSNANAGLLYLLAMTSLGVYGIIIAGWASNSKYAFLGAMRSAAQVVSYEIAMGFALVGVLIAAGSLNLTDIVMAQAGNSGFFEWFWLPLFPLFIVYWVSGVAETNRSPFDVVEGESEIVAGHMVEYSGAAFALFFLAEYANMILVSFLVSLFFLGGWLSPLQGWITADVSPWINWIWTGGWPWLLLKVLFFASAYIWFRASFPRYRYDQIMRLGWKVFIPLTIAWIAVTALLVFFGVFEKGV